GATCAGTGATATCACGATCGAAAGTACTGGTCTATTTATAAAACGACTAAACATAGTAATTTAACTGTAAGGGATCTATTCTGTTTTTAACTTCAAATTTGAGATGGCGTCTTTAGGTTGCACAAAGCTGTAGCTGATTTTATCATCCTCTTTTGCTTTCTGAATACCATCCAACAAAAATTTATCATCTTTTTGAAGTCCGCTCGTTACCACATACAGATCTGGTAGGGAGTTACCAATGGTGATATGACGGGCTTTTAATTTGCCCTCCTTATCGATTACATACACATATTTACGGTCCTGCATTTCGTATGTCGCTTTCTGTGGAATAATTAAAACCTGTTTCAGCGGAAAGTTCATCACCACCTTGCCGCTCTCGCCATGTTTTAATAGACGGTTTGGATTGGGAAATTTCGCTCTAAAAGCAATATTTCCCGTCTCACTGTTGAACTCACTTTCTATGGTCTCCACAAGACCATTTTGAGCGAACAACTCATTATTGGCAAGCAACAAGCCGACATGAGTATCTCCACGTTTACTCACGTTAGTTTGATAACTTAAATATTCAGGTTCGGAGACATTGAAATAAACCAGCATCTCACTGTTGTCGGACAGACTTGTCAATAATTCACCTTCATCCACCAAACTTCCCAATTTCAATGGAATCCGATCAATGGTTCCGTCAAAAGGTGCCCTGATTTCTGTAAAGGAGAGATGTAATTTTGCAATCGCAGCCTCAGCTTTGGCTTGCTCAAGTTTTGCTTTAGCCATCGCGAGTTCATTGGGCGATACGACATTTTTATCGGCAAGCGTTTTTGTATTTTGAACTTCAATTTCTGCTACATTAACTTCTGCCGAAGATTTACGGTATTCGGCCTCATACATCTTCGGCAT
The Sphingobacterium multivorum genome window above contains:
- a CDS encoding efflux RND transporter periplasmic adaptor subunit, coding for MKRVFMLAILAITLCQIGCTSKKEEKEEKEKFTATSPVQMDTTIRKDFVSQIRSFRNIELRAQEKGYLEQIFVDEGQFVHKGQLLFRIMPKMYEAEYRKSSAEVNVAEIEVQNTKTLADKNVVSPNELAMAKAKLEQAKAEAAIAKLHLSFTEIRAPFDGTIDRIPLKLGSLVDEGELLTSLSDNSEMLVYFNVSEPEYLSYQTNVSKRGDTHVGLLLANNELFAQNGLVETIESEFNSETGNIAFRAKFPNPNRLLKHGESGKVVMNFPLKQVLIIPQKATYEMQDRKYVYVIDKEGKLKARHITIGNSLPDLYVVTSGLQKDDKFLLDGIQKAKEDDKISYSFVQPKDAISNLKLKTE